Proteins encoded within one genomic window of Aspergillus nidulans FGSC A4 chromosome VII:
- a CDS encoding protein musN (transcript_id=CADANIAT00008758) — MTRSNLKTHLKWLLDQGPSLYPVLTPLAWDTHVNPTGSQNNPVPILNLIESHQELSIKDSQPILESAINDPAGNVIDIESDKDMPRLMLDHGLSASKPRMLSAEELHNSARKASKSSSVRQEVSQTPRNKMVEELPSTIPSFRDRKEQAIPPVRPKRKLDIPSSFQDIDTIDLTEDFDSNALSSEIRKEFDELHRRQTEDAAPRTNLTNKRGKKRKSDEEASDFLPLREPTRRACSPPVSSKTVQSDRYISNFVPRAILRDEVPAFRQKKQEDSHLTAPDRAVSVAESDVESIGSLFDLVETKQSSPYVTKKSLYAALPSEEHSSTQQPSLPPSPEPEEPISPDSMDIPETARSTALCPGSTKPHSSHALLPPQSDAEPRNQGVERFLQVPAESLRRLVTCLEDTIKKNSGIVYQGMLNGENTSELHAIVSKNGTLTAQIRAVKALTAQKSAYLSREAESKALKDVIMHALNQGTSDVLPKIEQQKELTSQLKDMEANMCLLLREADLFSVMKEFSLETREIELERLHSLPATTAPSILGGAENKSYRNSPVANNSAFRPDYDARETRLVTSNHRTSSFTGSLGIPEANRTKNHEVTSDNETTFTGKMGSTLPPVEDSDDFDMDVLDEDILEAADNCQEEQPFTKDRHEPCSRPVFAETSGNVRRLPATQKSQTHGTLWGQHPWTKDVKIALKERFHLRGFRPNQLEAIDSTLSGKDTFVLMPTGGGKSLCYQLPSVISSGSTRGVTLVISPLLSLMQDQVSHLRQNKIKAYLINGDTPSEERQWIMSTLSSHNPETHIELLYITPEMISKSHALTDRIEKLCSIQKLARVVIDEAHCVSQWGHDFRPDYKQIGAFRARIPGVPLMALTATATENVKVDVIHNLRMQGCEVFTQSFNRPNLTYEVRRKGKHAELLDSIADTIKSTYRNKCGIVYCLSRNTCEKVAEALRTNYSIKAEHYHAGLDAETRARTQQRWQAGDVHVIVATIAFGMGIDKPDVRFVIHHSIPKSLEGYYQETGRAGRDGRRSGCYLYFSHRDVSTMQSMIEKNEDSDDVQKGRQTRMLNDVVKYCENANDCRRVQILAYFSESFKRQDCNASCDNCKSGDTFEVQDFSEHASAAIKIVRYFQERNERATLSYCVNIFRGTTKSFRSPEHREAPSFGDGSGIAVGDAERLFRKLHSERALTEENIVNRGNFPIQYVKLGPRASDFESGRRRLRLDVRVSHDGSGRPRGDVGRNYLPQSTNVSSPVRSANRRRLERYRHVDSAANESDTDVDSDGFEKVRIAGRDERKKKIIPGPPITQGDRFDQLDHLHRAVAEDFMVYAKNYCQEVVMDKGLRNQPFSDTILREMVMVFPKGKNKGEMLQIPNIDPDKVHRYGDKILKLLRDTKQRLSELKQAGDDVDGVVPDPNHHNVVNISDDEFSDADDVFMYEDDILQPDDTIITSEYFSKSQQPFQDDSGDEYHPSPKSSISKSQKQKNTSKRPPRRKSGGAKQRAKGTRKPKTSSRSQGRSNSRKETKGRQKQPTGQIGMMPI, encoded by the exons ATGACTAGAAGCAATTTGAAGACCCATTTAAAATGGCTCTTGGATCAAGGCCCGTCGCTATATCCAGTTCTGACACCGCTCGCGTGGGACACCCATGTCAATCCGACCGGCTCTCAAAACAATCCGGTCCCAATCTTGAATTTGATTGAGAGCCACCAAGAGCTCAGCATCAAGGATTCGCAGCCTATTCTCGAATCGGCGATCAATGACCCTGCGGGCAATGTGATAGATATCGAATCCGACAAAGATATGCCGCGCCTAATGTTAGATCACGGGTTATCAGCAAGCAAACCACGGATGCTCAGCGCCGAAGAGTTACATAACTCGGCTCGCAAGGCCTCCAAAAGTTCGTCCGTAAGACAGGAAGTCAGCCAGACTCCTCGAAATAAAATGGTTGAAG AACTTCCCAGTACGATTCCATCCTTTCGAGATCGCAAAGAGCAAGCGATACCACCCGTACGGCCGAAACGGAAGCTAGACATACCGTCTTCGTTTCAGGATATTGACACAATCGATTTGACTGAAGACTTCGACTCTAACGCGCTATCGTCCGAAATTAGGAAGGAGTTTGATGAGCTACACCGGCGCCAGACTGAAGACGCCGCTCCTAGGACGAACCTCACCAACAagcgaggaaagaagagaaagagtgACGAAGAGGCGTCTGACTTCTTGCCTTTGAGAGAGCCTACTCGCAGGGCTTGCTCACCTCCTGTCTCTAGTAAGACAGTACAATCTGACCGATACATCTCAAACTTCGTCCCTCGAGCGATTTTGAGAGATGAAGTCCCTGCGTTTAGACAAAAGAAGCAGGAGGATTCACATTTAACAGCTCCCGACAGAGCTGTGTCTGTCGCGGAGTCAGACGTTGAGAGTATTGGTAGCTTGTTTGATCTGGTCGAGACCAAGCAGTCCTCGCCTTATGTGACCAAAAAATCGTTGTATGCTGCTCTGCCTTCCGAAGAGCATTCAAGCACCCAGCAACCGAGCCTTCCACCGTCACCGGAACCAGAAGAGCCTATATCTCCGGATTCCATGGACATACCAGAGACTGCCCGGTCCACTGCTCTATGCCCTGGCAGTACGAAACCGCATAGCTCACACGcactgctgccgccgcaatCGGATGCTGAACCGAGAAATCAGGGTGTTGAAAGATTCTTGCAAGTTCCTGCGGAGTCATTGAGGCGCTTGGTGACATGCTTGGAAGACACTATTAAAAAGAACTCGGGGATCGTTTACCAAGGAATGTTGAATGGCGAAAACACTTCTGAACTGCACGCAATAGTATCGAAGAACGGCACACTCACAGCTCAAATCCGAGCAGTTAAGGCCTTAACTGCACAGAAGTCTGCCTACTTGTCGCGCGAAGCAGAATCAAAAGCTCTGAAAGATGTCATTATGCATGCCCTGAACCAAGGTACATCGGATGTGTTGCCGAAAATTGAACAGCAGAAGGAACTTACGTCGCAATTGAAAGATATGGAGGCTAACATGTGTCTCCTGTTACGAGAGGCGGACTTGTTCTCGGTCATGAAAGAGTTCTCTCTGGAAACCAGAGAAATCGAACTGGAGCGATTACATTCTTTACCTGCAACTACAGCGCCTAGCATTCTTGGCGGCGCTGAGAACAAAAGTTATCGCAACAGTCCTGTCGCTAACAATAGTGCCTTTAGACCAGATTACGACGCAAGGGAAACTCGCCTGGTTACTTCAAATCATCGAACAAGCTCTTTTACTGGTAGTCTCGGGATTCCGGAGGCTAATCGTACCAAAAACCATGAAGTAACGAGTGACAATGAGACGACCTTTACCGGAAAGATGGGTTCTACTCTGCCGCCGGTGGAAGATTCGGACGACTTCGATATGGATGTCttggatgaggatattctggaagcCGCAGACAATTGTCAGGAAGAGCAACCGTTCACCAAAGATAGACATGAACCATGCAGTCGTCCAGTATTTGCTGAGACCTCAGGAAATGTCCGCAGGCTGCCCGCCACGCAGAAATCTCAAACTCATGGTACACTTTGGGGTCAGCATCCGTGGACGAAGGATGTGAAGATTGCCCTGAAAGAGAGATTTCACCTTAGGGGATTTCGACCTAATCAACTTGAAGCAATTGACTCGACCTTGAGTGGAAAAGATACGTTTGTGCTAATGCCAACGGGAGGAGGGAAGTCTCTTTGCTACCAGCTGCCGTCTGTTATCTCCAGCGGCTCAACCAGGGGCGTTACCCTTGTGATTTCGCCACTTCTGAGTCTGATGCAGGACCAGGTCTCCCACTTGCGACAAAATAAGATCAAAGCATATTTGATCAATGGTGATACGCCATCTGAAGAACGTCAATGGATCATGAGCACCCTGTCTAGTCATAATCCTGAAACGCACATCGAGCTCCTCTACATCACACCGGAAATGATTAGCAAAAGCCACGCTCTTACTGACCGCATTGAAAAGCTCTGTAGCATCCAGAAGCTCGCGCGGGTTGTCATTGATGAGGCCCACTGCGTTAGTCAATGGGGCCACGATTTCCGTCCGGACTACAAACAGATCGGCGCATTTCGAGCACGGATACCTGGTGTTCCCCTGATGGCGCTGACGGCGACGGCAACGGAAAATGTTAAGGTCGATGTGATACACAACCTTAGAATGCAGGGTTGCGAAGTATTCACCCAAAGCTTCAACAGGCCGAACCTTACATATGAGGTTCGTCGCAAGGGAAAGCATGCCGAACTTCTTGACAGCATAGCGGACACAATCAAGTCAACGTATCGAAACAAATGTGGCATCGTTTATTGCCTCTCACGAAACACCTGCGAAAAGGTAGCTGAAGCCCTTCGAACAAACTATAGCATCAAAGCCGAGCATTACCATGCAGGCTTGGATGCGGAAACGCGCGCACGGACTCAACAACGATGGCAAGCTGGAGATGTACATGTTATAGTTGCTACGATTGCTTTCGGTATGGGTATCGATAAGCCAGATGTGCGATTTGTAATACATCACAGCATTCCCAAGAGCCTGGAAGGATACTACCAGGAAACCGGACGCGCTGGGCGTGATGGCAGACGCTCTGGCTGCTACCTTTATTTCTCTCACCGGGATGTCAGTACAATGCAGAGCATGATCGAAAAGAACGAGGATTCTGACGACGTACAAAAAGGTCGACAGACCAGAATGCTGAATGACGTGGTGAAATACTGTGAGAATGCAAATGATTGCAGGAGAGTTCAGATACTTGCATATTTTAGCGAATCATTTAAGCGCCAGGACTGCAATGCTTCTTGCGACAACTGCAAATCAGGGGACACCTTTGAGGTACAGGATTTTTCAGAGCACGCCTCAGCAGCAATTAAGATTGTTCGGTACTTTCAGGAACGGAACGAAAGGGCAACACTTTCATACTGTGTGAACATCTTTCGTGGAACCACGAAGTCATTCAGGTCACCTGAGCACCGGGAGGCGCCCTCCTTCGGTGATGGTTCGGGCATAGCAGTTGGCGACGCGGAACGACTCTTTCGCAAATTGCATAGTGAAAGAGCATTGACAGAAGAGAACATAGTGAATAGGGGTAATTTCCCCATTCAGTACGTCAAACTGGGGCCCCGTGCATCCGACTTTGAAAGCGGCCGACGGCGCCTCAGGCTTGATGTTCGAGTATCTCATGATGGCAGTGGCCGACCACGGGGTGATGTTGGGCGGAATTACTTACCGCAATCTACCAACGTCTCGTCACCAGTTCGGTCAGCAAATCGACGTCGATTGGAACGTTACCGGCACGTAGATTCTGCAGCAAACGAGTCTGACACCGATGTGGATAGCGATGGATTTGAGAAGGTTCGCATTGCTGGTAGAGACGAGCGAAAGAAAAAAATCATTCCCGGACCTCCGATCACCCAAGGCGACCGTTTTGACCAACTGGACCATCTTCACAGAGCTGTTGCGGAAGATTTCATGGTCTATGCCAAAAACTATTGCCAAGAG GTGGTTATGGATAAAGGGCTTAGGAACCAGCCTTTCAGTGACACAATTCTTCGTGAGATGGTCATGGTCTTCCCCAAAGGTAAAA ATAAAGGGGAGATGCTTCAGATTCCCAACATAGACCCAGACAAAGTTCACCGATACGGTGACAAGATACTCAAATTACTTCGGGACACCAAACAACGTTTGTCTGAACTGAAGCAGGCGGgggatgatgtcgatggCGTTGTCCCTGATCCCAACCATCACAACGTGGTTAACATTAGCGATGATGAATTCAGCGATGCCGATGATGTCTTTATGTATGAAGACGATATCTTGCAGCCTGATGACACAATCATTACCAGCGAATATTTCTCAAAATCTCAGCAACCATTCCAGGATGATTCGGGTGATGAGTACCACCCCTCACCAAAATCTAGCATTTCCAAGTcacagaaacagaagaacaCTAGCAAAcgacctcctcgtcgaaagAGCGGCGGTGCAAAGCAAAGGGCGAAGGGTACACGCAAACCCAAGACGAGTAGCCGCTCGCAAGGCCGCTCCAATTCGCGAAAAGAGACCAAGGGAAGACAAAAGCAACCTACAGGCCAGATAGGTATGATGCCGATTTAA
- a CDS encoding uncharacterized protein (transcript_id=CADANIAT00008759) — translation MFSDRKMEIPQERIEKVLSFAEDRRKAENFYDENRASSSEIQTYERKLDNTLRELQERVKQQEEDLRKLRAANANGISEIGTDPSSRIAQIRRATKAYNSLLKSESNLPTPESPLPSLIALEETSRIIDESKVSVLATAENLASVRQRLKTEEKNLHDAQAISDGLRRRIDNIRKDKSASHEKLPSEVARECLEERRRKKDDLDKDTVRIRAALHSFCDETLASLVAAEDLGGPAVGDVAEVSEATLAAGYTRHGKPKKPKAAEEDNHDNSQHRIDDMLRRQTGQQSNQPSSRKEVAATEIHELLDALLEAGF, via the exons ATGTTTTCAGATCGCAAGATGGAGATACCTCAAGAGCGAATTGAGAAAGTGCTGAGTTTTGCTGAGGACCGTCGAAAGGCTGAGAATTTTTACGACGAAAACCGGGCAAGCTCGTCCGAAATCCAGACGTACGAGAGAAAGTTGGATAATACGCTCAGAGAGCTCCAGGAGCGGgtcaagcagcaggaagaagatttGCGCAAG CTTCGTGCCGCCAATGCCAATGGCATCTCCGAAATAGGTACAGATCCTTCATCTCGCATTGCACAAATACGACGAGCGACGAAGGCTTACAACTCGCTTCTGAAATCGGAGTCAAACCTGCCGACGCCAGAATCGCCACTACCATCCCTAATTGCACTTGAGGAGACATCGCGCATAATCGATGAAAGTAAAGTCTCGGTTTTAGCAACAGCGGAGAATCTTGCGAGTGTGCGACAACGTTTGAAGACCGAGGAAAAGAACTTACACGATGCGCAAGCGATAAGTGATGGGTTACGAAGAAGAATAGACAATATACGGAAAGACAAGTCAGCGAGCCATGAGAAACTGCCCTCTGAAGTTGCGCGAGAATGTCTGGAAGAACGACGACGGAAGAAAGACGACCTCGACAAAGACACGGTGCGCATCAGGGCTGCACTACATAGTTTCTGTGATGAAACCCTTGCGTCGCTAGTAGCAGCGGAAGATTTGGGAGGCCCGGCAGTTGGAGATGTAGCTGAGGTTTCTGAAGCTACATTGGCCGCTGGGTACACACGCCATGGTAAACCGAAAAAACCGAAAGCCGCAGAAGAGGACAATCATGACAACAGTCAGCATCGGATTGATGATATGCTTCGTCGCCAGACCGGACAGCAGAGCAACCAGCCATCAAGTAGGAAAGAAGTTGCAGCGACTGAAATACACGAACTACTCGATGCTCTACTAGAGGCAG GTTTTTAG
- a CDS encoding telomere maintenance protein PBP2 (transcript_id=CADANIAT00008760), whose product MSASPSALQSTKRPLEDPSSPSGPNDQPEAKRPALDKVVKGEESENNAEVKTESGAANDADGQGDTVVPDAPKGGVSETQPIQSTASHGEAAGNQSEQQRPQDESNWIHIRAVISSQEAATVIGKGGENVSQIRRLSGAKCTVSDYSRGAVERILTVSGPQDAVAKAFGLIIRTLNNEPLDAASTAQSKTYPLRLLIPHILIGSIIGKGGTRIREIQDASGARLNASDACLPLSTERSLVILGVADAVHIATYYVAVTLVEQLTERFGGPAASAYATRSGGPAGAVPGGMQVVPYVPQPAGGQYGHPDTFKRHHPGQARAGAGAYGVPYLHGQHAPAPVAPQPMHYGAPQTPYAGAGPHQPTPYGAPQAAQPRGGPTPAAPVGGAMPGQPLTQQIYIPNDMVGAIIGKGGAKINEIRHLSGSVIKINEPQENSNERLVTITGTQECNQMALYMLYSRLESEKHRI is encoded by the exons ATGTCCGCCTCCCCGTCCGCGTTACAATCGACCAAACGTCCTCTTGAGGACCCTTCGTCTCCGTCCGGACCCAATGACCAGCCTGAGGCCAAACGTCCTGCTCTGGACAAAGTAGTTAAAGGAGAGGAGTCCGAGAACAATGCAGAGGTGAAGACCGAGTCTGGTGCCGCGAATGATGCAGATGGTCAGGGTGATACTGTTGTCCCAGATGCCCCGAAGGGAGGCGTCAGTGAAACACAACCGATTCAGTCGACTGCTTCTCATGGTGAAGCGGCGGGCAACCAGagcgagcagcagcggccccAGGACGAGTCTAACTGGATCCATATCCGTGCTGTAATATCCAGCCAAGAGGCTGCCACCGTCATTGGTAAGGGCGGGGAGAATGTATCTCAAATCCGCCGTTTGTCAGGTGCCAAGTGTACTGTTAGCGACTACTCCCGCGGTGCTGTGGAGCGTATCTTGACTGTGAGCGGCCCGCAAGATGCCGTCGCTAAG GCCTTTGGTCTGATCATCCGTACATTGAACAACGAGCCCCTTGATGCTGCTTCCACGGCTCAATCAAAGACCTACCCCTTGCGCTTGTTGATTCCTCACATCCTCATTGGTTCCATTATTGGCAAAGGTGGTACTCGTATCCGGGAGATCCAGGATGCCTCTGGAGCCCGTCTCAATGCTTCGGATGCTTGCCTTCCTCTTTCCACTGAGCGATCTTTAGTCATCCTTGGTGTCGCTGATGCTGTTCATATCGCAACATACTATGTTGCTGTGACTCTTGTGGAGCAGCTTACAGAACGTTTTGGAGGTCCAGCAGCCTCTGCTTATGCCACCCGGAGCGGCGGTCCTGCTGGAGCCGTCCCAGGTGGTATGCAGGTTGTACCTTACGTGCCCCAGCCAGCTGGTGGTCAGTATGGTCATCCGGATACCTTCAAGCGACACCACCCGGGCCAGGCCAGAGCCGGTGCTGGAGCCTATGGTGTGCCTTACCTTCATGGACAGCACGCGCCAGCTCCTGTTGCTCCGCAACCTATGCACTATGGTGCTCCGCAAACTCCCTACGCTGGGGCTGGTCCTCATCAGCCTACTCCCTACGGCGCACCACAGGCTGCTCAGCCACGTGGTGGCCCGACCCCTGCTGCTCCCGTCGGCGGCGCTATGCCCGGCCAGCCGTTAACTCAGCAGATCTATATCCCGAACGATATGGTTGGCGCTATTATCGGTAAGGGAGGCGCTAAGATTAACGAAATTCGACACCTTAGTGGCAGTGTGATCAAGATCAATGAGCCACAGGAAAATAGCAACGAGCGTCTGGTAACCATCACTGGTACTCAGGAATGCAATCAGATGGCGCTGTACATGCTCTACTCAAGACTTG AAAGTGAAAAGCACCGCATTTAG